In Streptomyces sp. NBC_01717, one DNA window encodes the following:
- a CDS encoding NAD-dependent epimerase/dehydratase family protein produces MPAPRTVLLTGAAGGLGTLMRGLLPAYGYELRLFDVTPIEGEPEAITADLGDKEALREAVRGVDAIIHLAGISLEASFDKILRANIEGTYNLYEAAREEGVRRIVFASSNHAIGHTPRPLPGDPLIPIDTPRRPDTFYGLSKSFGEDLAQLYWDKHALETVSVRIGSCFMEPTSVRMLSVWMSPGDGARLFHAALTADEVGHTVVYGSSDNTRLWWDLTTARSLGYEPQDDSEQYAEKLVAEQGELDPANPDHAHLGGHFVTHPPIWPY; encoded by the coding sequence ATGCCCGCTCCCCGCACCGTCCTGCTCACCGGCGCCGCCGGCGGCCTCGGCACCCTGATGCGGGGCCTGCTGCCCGCGTACGGCTACGAACTCCGCCTCTTCGACGTCACCCCCATCGAGGGCGAGCCGGAGGCGATCACGGCCGACCTCGGCGACAAGGAGGCGCTGCGTGAGGCCGTGCGCGGCGTCGACGCGATCATCCACCTCGCGGGCATCTCACTGGAAGCCTCCTTCGACAAGATCCTGCGGGCCAACATCGAGGGGACGTACAACCTGTACGAGGCCGCGCGCGAGGAAGGCGTCCGGCGCATCGTGTTCGCCTCCTCCAACCACGCCATCGGCCACACCCCCCGCCCGCTCCCCGGCGACCCGCTGATCCCGATCGACACTCCGCGCCGCCCCGACACCTTCTACGGCCTGTCCAAGTCGTTCGGCGAGGATCTCGCCCAGCTCTACTGGGACAAGCACGCCCTGGAGACCGTCTCCGTGCGCATCGGCTCCTGCTTCATGGAACCGACGTCCGTACGGATGCTGTCGGTCTGGATGAGCCCCGGTGACGGCGCCCGGCTCTTCCACGCGGCACTCACCGCCGACGAGGTCGGGCACACGGTGGTCTACGGCTCCTCCGACAACACCCGCCTGTGGTGGGATCTGACCACGGCCCGGTCGCTCGGGTACGAGCCGCAGGACGACTCCGAGCAGTACGCGGAGAAGCTCGTCGCGGAACAGGGCGAACTCGACCCGGCCAACCCGGACCACGCCCACCTCGGCGGCCACTTCGTCACCCATCCGCCGATCTGGCCGTACTAG
- a CDS encoding TROVE domain-containing protein, with protein MARFNVRTTKANTASPVKSTGRTAPTRQGGRGYLRENRSELFLLAVANFVSQQTFYENAEQRDSRFATLVRILAVGDPDWTAGLLGWLRRDGGMRTAAIVGAAEYVKARLDAGAEDGPSNRQVVDSVLLRADEPGELLGYWTSQYGRTVPKPVKRGIADAVRRLYNGKSLLKYDTASKGYRFGDILNLVHAAPDPERSWQGELFRYALDRRHHPDAAVPPASNRTLSAHRALMELPVEERRAVITAPDGADRLAAAGMTWEALAGWLQGPMDAAAWEAVIPSMRAMALVRNLRNFDEAGVSDEVAAQVAAKISDPGVVAASRQFPFRYLAAYRHAPSLRWAYPLEQALGHSLANVPALRGRTLILVDRSGSMWSPLSDRSQLNRADAAAIFGAALALRATDADLVEFGTNSAPVTFRRGESVLKILDRFGDLGGTNTAEAVRRHYRGHDRVLIVTDEQASFTYRGDATEAVPASVPVYTWNLAGYRVGHAPSGSENRHTFGGLSDAAFRMVPLVEAGRDADWPWKR; from the coding sequence ATGGCACGCTTCAACGTCCGTACCACCAAGGCGAATACGGCTTCGCCCGTGAAATCGACCGGGCGCACCGCGCCCACCCGTCAGGGCGGTCGCGGATATCTCCGGGAAAACCGTTCCGAACTCTTTCTGCTTGCCGTGGCCAATTTCGTCTCGCAGCAGACCTTTTACGAGAATGCCGAGCAGCGCGACAGCCGATTCGCCACGCTGGTACGCATCCTTGCGGTGGGCGACCCCGACTGGACCGCCGGACTGCTGGGATGGCTGCGCCGCGACGGCGGGATGCGGACCGCGGCGATCGTCGGCGCCGCCGAGTACGTGAAGGCCCGGCTCGACGCGGGGGCCGAGGACGGGCCGTCCAACCGGCAGGTCGTCGACTCCGTCCTGCTGCGCGCCGACGAGCCCGGCGAGCTGCTGGGGTACTGGACCTCGCAGTACGGCCGTACCGTGCCCAAGCCCGTCAAGCGCGGGATCGCCGACGCCGTACGCCGCCTCTACAACGGCAAGTCGCTGCTGAAGTACGACACCGCGTCCAAGGGCTACCGCTTCGGCGACATCCTGAACCTGGTGCATGCCGCGCCCGACCCGGAGAGGTCCTGGCAGGGCGAGCTGTTCCGCTATGCCCTCGACCGCCGGCATCACCCGGACGCGGCGGTTCCGCCCGCCTCGAACCGCACCCTCTCCGCCCACCGGGCGCTGATGGAGCTGCCGGTCGAGGAGCGGCGGGCCGTGATCACCGCGCCCGACGGGGCGGACCGGCTGGCCGCGGCGGGCATGACCTGGGAGGCCCTCGCGGGCTGGCTGCAGGGACCGATGGACGCGGCGGCATGGGAGGCGGTCATTCCGTCGATGAGGGCGATGGCACTCGTCCGCAATCTGCGGAACTTCGACGAGGCGGGTGTCTCGGACGAGGTCGCCGCGCAGGTGGCGGCGAAGATCTCCGACCCGGGCGTGGTCGCTGCATCGCGGCAGTTCCCGTTCCGCTACCTCGCGGCGTACCGGCACGCTCCGTCGCTGCGCTGGGCGTACCCGCTGGAGCAGGCGCTCGGCCACTCCCTCGCGAACGTTCCGGCGCTGCGGGGGCGGACGCTGATCCTGGTCGACCGCTCGGGCTCGATGTGGTCGCCGCTCTCGGACCGGTCGCAGCTGAACCGGGCCGACGCCGCCGCGATCTTCGGTGCGGCGCTCGCGCTGCGGGCCACCGATGCCGATCTGGTGGAATTCGGTACGAACAGCGCACCGGTGACCTTTCGCAGGGGCGAGTCCGTGCTGAAGATCCTGGACCGGTTCGGTGATCTCGGTGGCACCAACACCGCGGAGGCGGTCCGCCGGCACTACCGCGGCCATGACCGGGTACTGATCGTCACGGACGAGCAGGCGTCGTTCACGTATCGCGGTGATGCCACCGAGGCCGTCCCGGCGAGTGTGCCCGTGTACACCTGGAATCTGGCCGGATACCGGGTCGGGCACGCCCCGTCCGGAAGCGAGAACCGCCACACCTTCGGGGGTCTTTCGGACGCCGCATTCCGCATGGTGCCCCTGGTGGAGGCGGGGCGGGACGCCGACTGGCCCTGGAAACGCTGA
- a CDS encoding TerD family protein, translating to MTAMTPGSNIPLSTARVAVDVAAPVRLDVSGLLLTSDGKVRSDDDFIFYNQPTGPGVTYRSGGGTAPDAIVVDTAAVPPGIEKIVVTASPDAAGQTFQGIEPTATVRNADDGSVLATFTPPSLGAETALVVIEVYLRNGAWKARAVGQGYANGLAGIATDFGVSVEEPAAPPAPVAPPMPAAAPVDPRTAAPAAPPAAAPAPAGSGKINLDKGRVNLQKNQTVSLVKGGRPLLSQVKMGLGWEPAFRGKDIDLDASVIAYGPNRNHLDSCYFGKLSILNGAIKHSGDNLTGEGAGDDEVIVVDLGRIPPEATGLVFTVNSFTGQKFTEVAKAYCRLIDATSGEELVRFDLTGAEPQTGVMMAKLIKQFSGEWEMTAMGDFVKSRTVRGMVKPAAQAL from the coding sequence ATGACCGCTATGACCCCCGGCTCGAACATCCCTCTCTCCACCGCCCGCGTGGCGGTGGACGTCGCCGCCCCGGTGCGGCTCGACGTCTCGGGCCTGCTGCTCACCTCCGACGGCAAGGTGCGTTCCGACGACGACTTCATCTTCTACAACCAGCCCACCGGCCCGGGCGTGACCTACCGCTCCGGCGGCGGCACGGCGCCGGACGCGATCGTGGTGGACACCGCCGCGGTGCCGCCCGGCATCGAGAAGATCGTCGTCACGGCGAGCCCGGACGCGGCGGGGCAGACATTCCAGGGCATCGAGCCCACCGCCACCGTGCGCAACGCGGACGACGGCAGTGTGCTCGCCACCTTCACCCCGCCCAGTCTCGGTGCCGAGACGGCGCTCGTGGTCATCGAGGTCTATCTGCGCAACGGCGCCTGGAAGGCCCGAGCGGTCGGCCAGGGGTACGCCAACGGGCTGGCGGGCATCGCCACGGACTTCGGCGTCTCGGTCGAGGAGCCCGCCGCACCGCCCGCCCCGGTCGCACCCCCGATGCCTGCCGCCGCCCCCGTGGACCCGCGGACCGCCGCTCCCGCGGCCCCGCCCGCCGCCGCTCCGGCGCCCGCCGGCTCCGGCAAGATCAACCTCGACAAGGGCCGGGTCAACCTCCAGAAGAACCAGACGGTGTCCCTGGTCAAGGGCGGCCGTCCGCTGCTCTCGCAGGTCAAGATGGGGCTGGGCTGGGAACCCGCGTTCCGTGGCAAGGACATCGACCTCGACGCCTCGGTGATCGCCTACGGCCCCAACCGGAACCATCTGGACAGCTGCTACTTCGGCAAGCTCTCCATCCTGAACGGTGCGATCAAGCACTCCGGCGACAACCTCACGGGCGAGGGCGCGGGAGACGACGAGGTGATCGTCGTGGACTTGGGCCGGATCCCCCCGGAGGCGACGGGGCTGGTCTTCACGGTCAACTCGTTCACCGGCCAGAAGTTCACCGAGGTCGCCAAGGCCTACTGCCGGCTGATCGACGCGACGTCCGGCGAGGAGCTGGTCCGCTTCGACCTGACCGGCGCCGAACCGCAGACCGGCGTGATGATGGCGAAGCTGATCAAGCAGTTCTCCGGCGAGTGGGAGATGACGGCGATGGGTGACTTCGTCAAGTCGCGCACGGTCCGCGGCATGGTCAAGCCCGCCGCACAGGCGCTGTAG
- a CDS encoding alkaline phosphatase PhoX, whose amino-acid sequence MPFTRREFTKQSALTGAGIALTGTVAALATAPGALAAQESGHDHDDHHGHDHGHGHSHEPGYGPLVSDPKGILALPAGFSYRIVTHSGVTKLESGEYTPSNHDGTAAFEGPRGVTLLVNNHELSGTRAGWEHPVPLTEGLVYDPIAAGGCTVVETRRDGRTAEWVGIAGTSTNCAGGATPWGTWLTCEETEDKAGKNGLLKDHGYVFEVDPYDERANRDPRPIKAFGRYAHEAVVIDPKLGHAFLTEDAAGPNGLLYRWVPPHGFKHGRGKLRTLADDAGVLQATKCFDKSGKFVDDLSRATKIGTVYGVDWVDVVDRDAKTVSVRKQFGDQDVTRARKLEGMWWGDGGVYIVSSFAREESPVQHDGQVWFYDPKRRTLTLKVLLGVNADPSKDGAFDGPDNITVSPYGGLVIAEDGEGVQHLFGATESGRTYPIARNDLNAGTAEEPEYSEFTGVTFSPDGKTLFANIQTPGIMLAITGPWKRQPNRH is encoded by the coding sequence ATGCCCTTCACGCGCAGGGAATTCACCAAGCAGTCCGCCCTCACCGGCGCGGGCATCGCCCTGACCGGTACCGTCGCCGCACTGGCCACCGCGCCTGGTGCCCTCGCCGCGCAGGAGTCCGGTCACGACCACGACGACCACCACGGTCATGACCACGGACACGGTCACAGCCACGAGCCCGGCTACGGTCCGCTGGTCTCCGACCCGAAGGGCATACTCGCGCTGCCCGCCGGATTCTCGTACCGCATCGTCACCCACAGCGGTGTCACCAAGCTGGAATCCGGCGAGTACACCCCCTCCAACCACGACGGCACAGCCGCCTTCGAGGGCCCGCGCGGCGTCACCCTGCTCGTCAACAACCACGAACTGAGCGGCACCCGGGCCGGCTGGGAGCACCCCGTCCCGCTCACCGAGGGCCTCGTCTACGACCCGATCGCCGCCGGTGGCTGCACCGTCGTGGAGACCCGCCGCGACGGCCGCACCGCCGAGTGGGTCGGCATCGCCGGCACGTCCACCAACTGTGCCGGTGGCGCCACCCCGTGGGGCACCTGGCTCACCTGCGAGGAGACCGAGGACAAGGCCGGCAAGAACGGTCTGCTCAAGGACCACGGCTACGTTTTCGAGGTCGACCCGTACGACGAGCGCGCCAACCGCGACCCGCGCCCGATCAAGGCGTTCGGCCGGTACGCCCACGAAGCTGTCGTCATCGACCCCAAGCTCGGCCACGCCTTCCTGACCGAGGACGCGGCCGGCCCCAACGGGCTGCTCTACCGCTGGGTTCCGCCGCACGGCTTCAAGCACGGCCGCGGCAAGCTGCGCACGCTCGCGGACGACGCCGGTGTCCTCCAGGCCACCAAGTGCTTCGACAAGAGCGGCAAGTTCGTCGACGACCTGTCCCGCGCCACGAAGATCGGCACGGTGTACGGCGTGGACTGGGTGGACGTCGTCGACCGCGACGCCAAGACCGTCTCCGTGCGCAAGCAGTTCGGTGACCAGGACGTCACCCGCGCCCGCAAGCTCGAAGGCATGTGGTGGGGTGACGGCGGCGTCTACATCGTCTCCTCGTTCGCCCGCGAGGAGAGCCCCGTCCAGCACGACGGCCAGGTCTGGTTCTACGACCCGAAGCGCCGCACGCTGACGCTGAAGGTGCTTCTCGGCGTGAACGCGGACCCGTCGAAGGACGGCGCCTTCGACGGCCCGGACAACATCACCGTCTCGCCGTACGGCGGTCTGGTCATCGCCGAGGACGGCGAGGGCGTCCAGCACCTCTTCGGGGCGACGGAGAGCGGCCGCACGTACCCGATCGCGCGCAACGACCTCAACGCGGGCACGGCCGAGGAGCCGGAGTACAGCGAGTTCACCGGCGTCACCTTCTCGCCCGACGGGAAGACGCTGTTCGCCAACATCCAGACGCCGGGCATCATGCTCGCCATCACCGGCCCGTGGAAGCGCCAGCCGAACCGGCACTGA